In Bactrocera oleae isolate idBacOlea1 chromosome 5, idBacOlea1, whole genome shotgun sequence, a genomic segment contains:
- the l(1)G0196 gene encoding inositol hexakisphosphate and diphosphoinositol-pentakisphosphate kinase isoform X8 — protein sequence MSYTELESGYQDLRQSSQQAQCQTQSFSNERSTRPGFFVGSDGNGDGESNDGMDSDCSTCSNPGKQVVVGICAMAKKTQSKPMKEILTRLQEFEFIKMLIFSEDVILKEPVENWPLCDCLISFHSKGFPLEKAIQYAQLRKPYVLNNLHMQYDIQDRRRVYAILEKEGIEIPRYAVLDRDSPDPKQHELIESEDHVEVNGIIFNKPFVEKPVSAEDHNIYIYYPTSAGGGSQRLFRKIGSRSSVYSPESRVRKTGSFIYEDFMPTDVYFSGTDVKVYTVGPDYAHAEARKSPALDGKVERDSEGKEIRYPVILNNAEKLISRKVCLAFKQTVCGFDLLRANGKSYVCDVNGFSFVKNSNKYYDDCAKILGNMILRELTPTLHIPWLVPFQLDDPPIVPTTFGKMMELRCVVAVIRHGDRTPKQKMKLEVRHPKFFEIFEKYDGYKDGHVKLKRPKQLQEILDIARYLLSEIQSKSADAEIQEKESKLEQLKNVLEMYGHFSGINRKVQMKYQPKGRPRGSSSDDVDAPKEPSLVLILKWGGELTPAGRIQAEELGRIFRCMYPGGQGRQDYSGTQGLGLLRLHSTFRHDLKIYASDEGRVQMTAAAFAKGLLALEGELTPILVQMVKSANTNGLLDNDCDSSKYQNLAKQRLHDLMRVDREFTLEDREVINPCNSISINQALDFVKNPVECCNHVHKLIKELLTIISVKKEDPKTKDAILYHGETWDLMARRWEKIEKDFSTKSKQYDISKVPDIYDCIKYDLQHNQHTLQYDQAEELYIYAKYLADIVIPQEYGSTVQEKLAIGQGICTPLLKKIKADLQRNIEEVGDESVNRLNPHYSHGVASPGRHVRTRLYFTSESHVHSLLTVLRYGGLLNVLNDEQWRRAMDYISMVSELNYMSQVVIMLYEDPTKDPTSEERFHVELHFSPGVNCCVQKNLPPGPGFRPHSRNDSGNPKQMGSSNSFLKTNSGGDDANPPRIEEENDSEDSPVRSQSDGYDKDTPPHTKHLKSKPIPIGAHHTVSGHEAAHLAKRLNEELASQQHSMESQRPISPDAEPRSRSYEQRDQKRAKDTVASTPIHTPSLTSTNNKHEFKEILNTRSNPNFAGAGGTFHIRVTDSLTFYKIDSSTNELPLSDIDFSLNPLTPESPCNEHKSNSPCETRQKRHVRLLTMRAIASIDESDAANELYLPKISPLATNERPLSCNCLSGGGAFDENLPHSHSKSMADISPLNDGEVLHFVLGSSPISTSRVASIDDFQLSCSAPATILSSEFRFRLQEERHTVVDQLRVNSPTNSPTASTLKLCQESDERQLQQQAKSQQKYANELCSGVGADVERAPDIKTVSMSSLPTVQSAPVMINVENPFKFTQQAQQPFVNKFSTINEFDNTHATNTALSSPVQSSSACDFDTLFQHKHTDKRATNYHHNSRIRRQNQHQHKLFNRQQQHAPQTHTARIPDVIVTLSSSSTNLSKLMPDTNQFNSKLTPTVPTTYDPTNTTTTTTITTTNTTSTTNVNANMSASASITTSKSTPMTSSVIATCTSTATSAADGNATPVSSSSSVSSRRQRHSIAGQMSYMKMLGFGGFSKKMATSSSSLFSTAVISGSSSAPNLRDMIPCAVSSSVLEGFGGVPPIRPLETLHNALSLKQLDQFLHKMTTSPLFKTPASSPPKHPSTPQQTLQGALQSMCSLEAATSYLSGDSMCHCQEAVATQGERVREPMLKNAICMHPAVHLAGNVRKPLEQGATAVATAEVLATTATSERANKCNNVGAAEANATATAQPTAGMWSQQSSVASSTEPSSPAISDTYSHETPSGEMSISITSAEGVNILPVAEELAKFFPQLDDADLNAVSVYTPMNTDVLDVDADGVFTFGGGSSRSDVSACLTPVSFGMDISMIANKGSMTLSVDGFEDDDETTLSAATTPSLPVDEPKLETCYCCPTHAEMAEPPDVEDTFDALPEPLKIPDTKIISSSPETNYFGEPTSLPPLPLCGENTLRRGARKATDPISPKIKKQISLFEGGEYERQKEYNNLHASINIPSASTLKQDARLRKFETLTQSTSNSNFPFASNTLKRVQHNASELDDVSHTQSCINLKSSVCASPAASATGSPQHKATPIAIVTQPVSTTSNTVPTHGAAVGTDNIGPPRPGALIVKERFIEPPKRIPRSFHSKTQSMDSDFLFNEFLLVPARSPTHAPISPEGSSRTSSASTSPASRSNSRFMATKILDDVATLQHK from the exons GGGGACGGCGAGAGCAATGACGGCATGGATTCGGATTGTAGCACCTGTTCGAATCCTGGGAAACAAGTGGTTGTAGGTATTTGCGCCATGGCTAAAAAGACGCAATCCAAGCCGATGAAAGAGATCTTAACACGCTTGCAAGAATTTGAATTCATCAAAATGCTTATATTTTCCGAAGATGTCATTTTGAAG GAACCGGTAGAAAATTGGCCTTTGTGCGATTGTCTCATCTCGTTTCATTCGAAGGGCTTCCCATTGGAGAAAGCCATACAATATGCGCAATTACGCAAACCCTACGTGCTCAACAACTTACACATGCAATATGATATACAAGACCGACGCCGTGTCTATGCTATACTGGAGAAGGAAGGCATTGAAATACCACGTTATGCGGTTTTAGATCGTGACTCACCAGACCCAAAAC AACACGAGCTCATTGAGTCTGAGGATCACGTTGAGGTGAAtggtattattttcaataaaccaTTTGTGGAGAAGCCCGTATCAGCTGAGGATCACAATATCTACATTTACTATCCCACTTCGGCAGGTGGCGGCAGTCAGCGTCTCTTCAGAAAG ATTGGCAGTCGCAGCAGCGTTTATTCACCAGAATCGCGCGTGCGCAAAACCGGTTCATTCATCTATGAAGATTTCATGCCCACTGATG TATACTTTTCAGGCACGGACGTTAAGGTATACACAGTCGGACCAGATTATGCACATGCCGAGGCCCGTAAGTCTCCAGCACTGGATGGAAAAGTGGAGCGCGACAGCGAGGGCAAGGAGATACGCTATCcggttatattaaataatgCTGAGAAGCTCATCTCACGCAAAGTTTGTTTGGCTTTTAAACAGACAGTCTGCGGCTTCGACTTGCTACG CGCCAATGGAAAATCCTATGTTTGTGACGTGAATGGCTTCAGCTTCGTTAAGAACTCGAACAAGTATTACGATGATTGCGCCAAAATACTGGGCAATATGATATTGCGTGAACTCACGCCCACCTTGCATATACCATGGCTTGTGCCCTTTCAACTAGATGATCCACCCATTGTGCCCACCACTTTCGGCAAGATGATGGAATTGCGTTGCGTAGTCGCGGTCATAAGACACGGCGACCGCACGCCTAAGCAAAAGATGAAGCTCGAAGTGCGGCATCCCAA atttttcgagatatttgagAAGTACGACGGCTACAAGGATGGTCACGTTAAGTTGAAGCGTCCGAAACAATTGCAAGAGATTTTAGATATTGCCAGATATCTGCTATCTGAAATACAAAGCAAGTCAGCCGATGCGGAGATACAAGAGAAGGAGAGCAAATTAGAACAATTGAAAAATGTGCTGGAAAT gtATGGACACTTCTCTGGCATAAATCGCAAAGTTCAAATGAAATACCAACCGAAGGGTCGACCGCGTGGCTCTAGCTCTGATGACG TAGATGCACCGAAAGAGCCGTCATTAGTTTTGATCTTAAAATGGGGTGGTGAGTTAACGCCTGCTGGTCGCATACAAGCGGAGGAATTGGGACGCATATTCCGTTGCATGTATCCTGGCGGTCAGGGTCGACAAGACTATTCGGGCACACAAGGCTTGGGACTGTTGAG ATTGCACTCCACATTTCGCCATGACTTGAAAATATATGCTTCCGATGAAGGTCGTGTGCAAATGACTGCAGCCGCTTTTGCTAAAGGTCTGCTAGCGTTAGAAGGAGAGCTCACACCGATATTGGTGCAGATGGTGAAGAGTGCTAATACGAACGGGCTGCTGGATAATGATTGTGACTCCAGTAAATACCAAAATCT TGCGAAGCAACGTCTGCACGATTTGATGCGCGTAGACCGCGAATTTACACTCGAAGACCGTGAGGTGATTAATCCGTGTAATAGTATTTCCATTAATCAAGCCTTGGACTTTGTCAAAAATCCTGTGGAATGTTGCAATCACGTGCACAAGCTAATCAAAGAATTGTTAACCATTATAAGTGTAAAGAAAGAAGATCCCAAAACTAAAGACGCTATATTGTACCATGGCGAAACATGGGATTTGATGGCGCGACGTTGGGAGAAAATTGAAAAGGATTTCAGCACAAAATCTAAACAGTACGACATTTCAAAAGTACCGGACATTTACGATTGCATCAAATACGACTTGCAACACAATCAACACACGCTGCAATACGATCAGGCGGAAGAATTGTATATATACGCTAAGTACCTGGCAGATATTGTCATACCACAAGAGTACGGTTCCACTGTGCAAGAGAAGTTGGCCATTGGTCAGGGTATCTGTACGCCGttgctgaaaaaaattaaagccgATTTGCAGCGCAATATCGAAGAAGTGGGCGATGAGTCAGTAAATAGACTAAATCCACATTACAGTCACGGTGTCGCCAGTCCGGGTCGTCACGTACGCACACGCTTGTATTTCACCAGTGAAAGtcatgtacactcattgttaaCAGTTCTGCGTTATGGCGGTTTGCTGAATGTGTTAAATGATGAACAGTGGCGCCGTGCAATGGATTACATTTCAATGGTGTCGGAGTTGAATTACATGTCACAGGTTGTGATAATGCTCTACGAGGATCCCACCAAAGATCCCACATCAGAAGAACGCTTCCACGTGGAACTACATTTTAGTCCGGGTGTTAATTGTTGTGTGCAGAAAAACTTGCCACCAGGTCCAGGCTTTCGGCCACACTCGCGCAATGATTCTGGCAATCCCAAGCAAATG ggTTCAAGTAATTCTTTTCTCAAAACTAATTCTGGTGGGGATGACGCAAATCCGCCGCGTATAGAGGAGGAAAACGATTCGGAGGATAGTCCTGTGAGGAGCCAATCAGAC GGCTACGATAAAGACACCCCACCGCATACTAAACATCTAAAATCGAAGCCCATACCAATCGGTGCGCACCATACGGTAAGCGGCCATGAAGCGGCGCACTTGGCAAAGCGTTTGAATGAAGAGTTGGCTTCCCAACAACACTCAATGGAATCTCAACGCCCCATTAGTCCCGATGCTGAGCCACGTTCACGTAGCTATGAACAACGCGATCAAAAGCGTGCTAAAG ACACCGTTGCGTCTACGCCCATACACACGCCCTCTCTAACTAGTACTAATAATAAGCATGAATTCAAGGAAATACTGAACACGCGCTCCAATCCAAATTTCGCAGGCGCTGGCGGTACATTTCACATACGCGTTACCGATAGCTTGACTTTCTATAAAATCGATTCGTCCACCAACGAGTTGCCACTGTCCGATATTGATTTCTCACTCAATCCACTAACACCGGAATCCCCCTGTAACGAACATAAATCGAATTCACCATGCGAGACGCGTCAAAAACGTCATGTGCGATTATTGACTATGCGCGCCATAGCAAGCATCGATGAGTCCGACGCAGCTAACGAACTgtatttaccgaaaatatcgccGTTAGCCACGAATGAACGTCCGCTCTCGTGCAATTGCCTTAGCGGTGGTGGTGCTTTCGACGAGAACTTGCCACACTCGCATTCGAAGAGCATGGCTGACATCAGTCCGCTCAACGATGGCGAAGTTTTGCACTTCGTTTTGGGCAGCTCGCCGATTTCCACTTCACGCGTAGCCTCCATTGATGACTTTCAGTTGTCTTGTTCGGCGCCAGCCACAATACTTAGCAGCGAGTTCAGATTCCGTCTGCAGGAGGAACGGCATACGGTAGTCGATCAACTACGCGTTAATTCGCCCACCAATTCGCCGACCGCCTCCACTTTAAAATTATGCCAAGAGTCCGATGAGCGGCAGCTGCAGCAGCAAGCGAAATCGCAACAGAAATACGCCAACGAGCTGTGCAGTGGCGTGGGTGCTGACGTTGAGCGCGCGCCTGACATAAAGACCGTCTCAATGAGCAGTTTACCCACCGTACAGTCGGCGCCGGTGATGATAAATGTTGAAAATCCTTTCAAGTTTACGCAGCAAGCTCAACAaccatttgtaaataaattttctacaatCAATGAATTTGATAATACACATGCTACTAACACCGCTTTATCTTCTCCCGTGCAATCCTCGTCTGCCTGCGACTTTGATACATTATTCCAACACAAACACACTGACAAACGCGCCACAAATTATCATCATAACTCACGCATACGTCGACAAAACCAACACCAACACAAACTATTTaaccgacaacaacaacacgcaccGCAAACACATACCGCGCGCATACCTGACGTTATCGTCACTTTGAGCTCATCCTCAACCAATTTGTCTAAACTAATGCCTGATACTAACCAATTCAATTCGAAACTCACTCCTACCGTCCCTACAACTTACGACCCAACAAATACCACTACCACAACAACCATAACCACTACGAACACAACATCAACGACCAATGTCAATGCCAATATGTCCGCGTCCGCGTCCATAACTACGTCTAAATCCACACCCATGACCTCGTCCGTGATCGCCACCTGTACCTCGACCGCTACTTCCGCCGCAGATGGCAATGCGACGCCAGTATCGTCCTCATCGTCGGTATCGTCTCGACGTCAAAGACACAGTATTGCCGGCCAGATGTCGTATATGAAAATGTTGGGATTTGGTGGTTTTAGCAAAAAGATGGCCACTAGCTCAAGTAGTCTATTTAGCACGGCAGTTATAAGCGGCAGCTCATCGGCACCCAATCTAAGGGATATGATACCGTGTGCGGTCTCATCGTCAG TACTTGAAGGTTTCGGCGGTGTACCACCAATTCGACCACTAGAGACTCTACACAATGCACTCTCACTGAAGCAGCTCGATCAATTTCTACACAAAATGACAACATCGCCACTCTTCAAAACACCAGCATCATCGCCGCCCAAGCATCCATCAACACCACAACAAACCTTACAGGGCGCGTTACAATCTATGTGCTCTTTGGAGGCGGCTACAAGTTATCTATCCGGTGACAGCATGTGTCATTGCCAGGAAGCAGTCGCAACACAGGGCGAAAGGGTGCGTGAGCCAATGTTGAAGAATGCAATTTGCATGCATCCAGCAGTCCATCTAGCCGGGAATGTGCGTAAACCGCTGGAGCAAGGAGCAACAGCAGTGGCAACAGCAGAAGTtctagcaacaacagcaacgtcCGAACGCGCCAATAAATGCAACAATGTTGGCGCAGCTGAGGcaaatgcaacagcaacagcgcaGCCAACTGCTGGAA TGTGGAGCCAACAGTCGAGCGTTGCTAGCAGCACCGAACCCTCATCCCCAGCCATTTCGGACACATACTCGCATGAAACACCCAGCGGCGAAATGTCCATTAGTATAACCAGCGCCGAAGG cgTTAACATCCTGCCCGTAGCCGAGGAGCTCGCCAAATTCTTTCCACAACTCGATGATGCCGACCTGAATGCCGTCTCGGTATATACGCCCATGAATACGGATGTCTTAGATGTGGATGCCGACGGCGTATTTACATTCGGCGGAGGCAGTAGCCGTAGTGATGTGAGCGCCTGCTTAACACCGGTCAGCTTTGGCATGGACATAAGTATGATTGCAAACAAAGGATCGATGACTCTTTCAGTTGAT GGTTTCGAAGATGATGACGAAACTACGCTTTCAGCCGCCACAACACCATCGCTACCTGTAGATGAACCAAAACTTGAGACCTGCTATTGCTGTCCCACTCATGCTGAGATGGCTGAACCGCCTGATGTCGAAGATACCTTCGATGCACTTCCTGAACCGCTTAAAATACCAGATACAAAAATTATCAGTTCTTCGCCGGAGACAAATTACTTCGGCGAACCGACGTCATTGCCTCCGCTGCCACTTTGTGGTGAAAATACGCTACGCCGTGGTGCACGCAAGGCAACCGATCCAATATCGCCCAAAATCAAGAAGCAGATCAGTCTCTTTGAGGGCGGGGAATATGAACGTCAAAAGGAGTACAACAATCTACATGCGTCTATCAACATACCGTCGGCATCCACACTAAAGCAGGATGCACGTCTGCGTAAATTTGAGACACTCACTCAGTCTACTTCCAATTCCAACTTTCCATTTGCAAGTAATACACTAAAGCGCGTGCAGCACAATGCTTCCGAACTGGACGATGTTAGTCACACGCAGTCGTGCATTAATCTGAAAAGTTCGGTGTGCGCTTCGCCCGCAGCCTCCGCTACAGGATCGCCGCAGCATAAAGCCACACCCATTGCAATTGTTACACAGCCTGTTTCTACGACGTCCAACACAGTGCCGACGCATGGTGCTGCCGTCGGCACAGACAACATTGGTCCACCACGACCAGGTGCTTTGATTGTTAAAGAACGTTTCATAGAGCCGCCAAAACGAATTCCTCGTAGTTTCCACAGCAAAACTCAGTCCATGGACTCCGATTTCTTGTTCAATGAGTTCTTGTTAGTACCAGCACGTTCGCCGACCCACGCACCCATTTCGCCCGAAGGTAGCAGCCGCACAAGCAGCGCAAGCACATCCCCTGCATCGCGCTCCAACTCGCGATTTATGGCGACAAAAATTTTGGACGATGTGGCTACTTTGCAACATAAATAA